A single genomic interval of Orcinus orca chromosome 19, mOrcOrc1.1, whole genome shotgun sequence harbors:
- the NEK8 gene encoding serine/threonine-protein kinase Nek8 isoform X2 encodes MEKYERIRVVGRGAFGIVHLCLRKADQKLVIIKQIPVEQMTKEERQAAQNECQVLKLLNHPNVIEYYENFLEDKALMIAMEYAPGGTLAEFIQKRCNSLLEEETILHFFVQILLALHHVHTHLILHRDLKTQNILLDKHRMVVKIGDFGISKILSSKSKAYTVVGTPCYISPELCEGKPYNQKSDIWALGCVLYELASLKRAFEAANLPALVLKIMSGTFAPISDRYSPELRQLVLSLLSLEPAQRPPLSHIMAQPLCIRALLNLHTDLGSVRMRRAEKPLATGPPMAPGSTGGRTTSGRCRGVPRGPARPAIPPPLSSVYVWGGGLSVPLRLPMLNTEVVQVAAGRTQKAGVTRSGRLILWEAPPLGAGGGPLLPGAVEQQQPQFISRFLEGQSGVTIKHVACGDLFTACLTDRGIIMTFGSGSNGCLGHGSLNDISQPTIVEALLGYEMVQVACGASHVLALSTERELFAWGRGDGGRLGLGNRESHSCPQQVPMPPGQEAQRVVCGIDSSMILTVSGQALACGSNRFNKLGLDHLSLGEEPAPHQQVEEALSFTPLGSAPLDREPLLSVDLGTAHSAAVTASGDCYTFGSNQHGQLGTIARRVSRVPCQVQGLQGIKIAMVACGDAFTVAIGAESEVYSWGKGARGRLGRRDEDAGLPRPVQLDETHPYTVTSVSCCHGNTLLAIRPVTDEPVPP; translated from the exons GATTGTTCACCTGTGCCTTCGCAAGGCTGACCAGAAGCTGGTGATCATCAAGCAGATCCCAGTGGAGCAGATGACCAAGGAAGAGAGGCAGGCAGCCCAGAATGAGTGCCAGGTCCTCAAGCTGCTCAACCACCCCAATGTCATTGAGTACTACGAGAACTTCCTGGAGGACAAGGCTCTCATGATCGCCATGGAATATGCACCAG GTGGCACCCTGGCTGAGTTCATCCAGAAGCGCTGTAATTCCCTGCTGGAGGAGGAGACCATCCTGCACTTCTTTGTGCAGATCCTGCTGGCGCTGCATCACGTGCACACCCACCTCATCCTGCACCGGGACCTCAAGACCCAAAACATCCTTCTAGACAAACACCGCATGGTCGTCAAGATTGGTGACTTTGGCATCTCCAAGATCCTTAGCAGCAAGAGCAAGGCCTACACG GTGGTGGGTACTCCATGCTACATTTCCCCTGAACTGTGTGAGGGCAAGCCCTACAACCAGAAGAGTGACATCTGGGCCCTGGGCTGTGTCCTATATGAGCTGGCCAGCCTCAAGAGGGCCTTTGAGGCTGCG AACCTGCCAGCGCTGGTGCTGAAGATCATGAGCGGCACCTTTGCGCCCATCTCTGACCGGTACAGCCCTGAGCTGCGCCAGCTGGTTCTGAGTCTTCTCAGCCTGGAGCCTGCACAGCGGCCACCGCTCAGCCACATCATGGCGCAGCCCCTCTGCATCCGGGCGCTCCTCAACCTCCACACTGACCTGGGCAGCGTCCGCATGCGGAG GGCAGAGAAGCCCCTGGCCACCGGGCCACCCATGGCCCCCGGCAGCACAGGGGGCAGGACCACCAGTGGCCGTTGCAGAG GTGTTCCCCGGGGACCTGCCCGGCCGGCCATTCCGCCGCCCCTGTCATCGGTGTACGTGTGGGGTGGCGGGCTCAGTGTGCCGCTGCGGCTGCCAATGCTCAACACAGAGGTGGTCCAGGTGGCAGCGGGGCGCACGCAGAAGGCTGGCGTCACGCGCTCTGGGCGCCTCATACTTTGGGAG GCCCCGCCCCTAGGCGCTGGAGGgggccccctcctccctggggcGGTggagcagcagcagccccagtTCATCTCCCGTTTCCTGGAGGGCCAGTCGGGTGTGACTATCAAGCATGTGGCCTGTGGGGACCTCTTCACGGCCTGCCTGACTG ACCGAGGCATCATCATGACCTTTGGCAGTGGCAGCAATGGGTGCCTAGGCCATGGCAGCCTCAATGACATCAGCCAG CCCACCATTGTGGAGGCCCTGCTGGGCTATGAGATGGTGCAGGTGGCCTGTGGGGCGTCTCATGTGCTGGCCTTGTCCACTGAGCGAGAACTGTTTGCCTGGGGCCGCGGAGATGGTG GCCGGCTGGGACTAGGCAACAGGGAGTCCCACAGCTGCCCCCAGCAGGTACCCATGCCCCCAGGACAGGAAGCCCAGCGGGTTGTATGTGGCATTGACTCCTCCATGATCCTCACTGTGTCCGGCCAAGCCCTGGCCTGTGGGAGCAACAG GTTCAACAAGCTGGGCCTGGACCATCTCTCCCTAGGGGAGGAGCCTGCCCCACACCAGCAAGTGGAGGAGGCCCTGAGCTTCACACCACTAGGTTCTGCACCCCTGGACCGCGAGCCCCTGCTGAGCGTGGACCTGGGCACTGCTCATTCAGCTGCTGTAACTG CCTCTGGTGACTGCTATACATTCGGCAGCAATCAGCATGGGCAGCTGGGTACCATCGCTCGCCGGGTCAGCCGGGTACCTTGTCAAGTCCAAGGCCTCCAGGGAATCAAGATAGCAATGGTGGCCTGTGGGGATGCCTTCACTGTGGCCATTGGGGCAG AGAGTGAAGTGTACTCTTGGGGCAAAGGGGCCCGAGGTCGACTGGGAAGGAGGGATGAGGATGCTGGACTCCCTAGGCCAGTGCAGCTGGATGAGACACACCCCTACACAGTGACTTCTGTGTCCTGTTGCCATGGAAACACTCTCCTGGCTATCCGCC CGGTCACAGATGAGCCAGTCCCCCCTTGA
- the NEK8 gene encoding serine/threonine-protein kinase Nek8 isoform X3: protein MEKYERIRVVGRGAFGIVHLCLRKADQKLVIIKQIPVEQMTKEERQAAQNECQVLKLLNHPNVIEYYENFLEDKALMIAMEYAPGGTLAEFIQKRCNSLLEEETILHFFVQILLALHHVHTHLILHRDLKTQNILLDKHRMVVKIGDFGISKILSSKSKAYTVVGTPCYISPELCEGKPYNQKSDIWALGCVLYELASLKRAFEAANLPALVLKIMSGTFAPISDRYSPELRQLVLSLLSLEPAQRPPLSHIMAQPLCIRALLNLHTDLGSVRMRRAEKPLATGPPMAPGSTGGRTTSGRCRGVPRGPARPAIPPPLSSVYVWGGGLSVPLRLPMLNTEVVQVAAGRTQKAGVTRSGRLILWEAPPLGAGGGPLLPGAVEQQQPQFISRFLEGQSGVTIKHVACGDLFTACLTDRGIIMTFGSGSNGCLGHGSLNDISQPTIVEALLGYEMVQVACGASHVLALSTERELFAWGRGDGGQEAQRVVCGIDSSMILTVSGQALACGSNRFNKLGLDHLSLGEEPAPHQQVEEALSFTPLGSAPLDREPLLSVDLGTAHSAAVTASGDCYTFGSNQHGQLGTIARRVSRVPCQVQGLQGIKIAMVACGDAFTVAIGAESEVYSWGKGARGRLGRRDEDAGLPRPVQLDETHPYTVTSVSCCHGNTLLAIRRSRVQGPVWE, encoded by the exons GATTGTTCACCTGTGCCTTCGCAAGGCTGACCAGAAGCTGGTGATCATCAAGCAGATCCCAGTGGAGCAGATGACCAAGGAAGAGAGGCAGGCAGCCCAGAATGAGTGCCAGGTCCTCAAGCTGCTCAACCACCCCAATGTCATTGAGTACTACGAGAACTTCCTGGAGGACAAGGCTCTCATGATCGCCATGGAATATGCACCAG GTGGCACCCTGGCTGAGTTCATCCAGAAGCGCTGTAATTCCCTGCTGGAGGAGGAGACCATCCTGCACTTCTTTGTGCAGATCCTGCTGGCGCTGCATCACGTGCACACCCACCTCATCCTGCACCGGGACCTCAAGACCCAAAACATCCTTCTAGACAAACACCGCATGGTCGTCAAGATTGGTGACTTTGGCATCTCCAAGATCCTTAGCAGCAAGAGCAAGGCCTACACG GTGGTGGGTACTCCATGCTACATTTCCCCTGAACTGTGTGAGGGCAAGCCCTACAACCAGAAGAGTGACATCTGGGCCCTGGGCTGTGTCCTATATGAGCTGGCCAGCCTCAAGAGGGCCTTTGAGGCTGCG AACCTGCCAGCGCTGGTGCTGAAGATCATGAGCGGCACCTTTGCGCCCATCTCTGACCGGTACAGCCCTGAGCTGCGCCAGCTGGTTCTGAGTCTTCTCAGCCTGGAGCCTGCACAGCGGCCACCGCTCAGCCACATCATGGCGCAGCCCCTCTGCATCCGGGCGCTCCTCAACCTCCACACTGACCTGGGCAGCGTCCGCATGCGGAG GGCAGAGAAGCCCCTGGCCACCGGGCCACCCATGGCCCCCGGCAGCACAGGGGGCAGGACCACCAGTGGCCGTTGCAGAG GTGTTCCCCGGGGACCTGCCCGGCCGGCCATTCCGCCGCCCCTGTCATCGGTGTACGTGTGGGGTGGCGGGCTCAGTGTGCCGCTGCGGCTGCCAATGCTCAACACAGAGGTGGTCCAGGTGGCAGCGGGGCGCACGCAGAAGGCTGGCGTCACGCGCTCTGGGCGCCTCATACTTTGGGAG GCCCCGCCCCTAGGCGCTGGAGGgggccccctcctccctggggcGGTggagcagcagcagccccagtTCATCTCCCGTTTCCTGGAGGGCCAGTCGGGTGTGACTATCAAGCATGTGGCCTGTGGGGACCTCTTCACGGCCTGCCTGACTG ACCGAGGCATCATCATGACCTTTGGCAGTGGCAGCAATGGGTGCCTAGGCCATGGCAGCCTCAATGACATCAGCCAG CCCACCATTGTGGAGGCCCTGCTGGGCTATGAGATGGTGCAGGTGGCCTGTGGGGCGTCTCATGTGCTGGCCTTGTCCACTGAGCGAGAACTGTTTGCCTGGGGCCGCGGAGATGGTG GACAGGAAGCCCAGCGGGTTGTATGTGGCATTGACTCCTCCATGATCCTCACTGTGTCCGGCCAAGCCCTGGCCTGTGGGAGCAACAG GTTCAACAAGCTGGGCCTGGACCATCTCTCCCTAGGGGAGGAGCCTGCCCCACACCAGCAAGTGGAGGAGGCCCTGAGCTTCACACCACTAGGTTCTGCACCCCTGGACCGCGAGCCCCTGCTGAGCGTGGACCTGGGCACTGCTCATTCAGCTGCTGTAACTG CCTCTGGTGACTGCTATACATTCGGCAGCAATCAGCATGGGCAGCTGGGTACCATCGCTCGCCGGGTCAGCCGGGTACCTTGTCAAGTCCAAGGCCTCCAGGGAATCAAGATAGCAATGGTGGCCTGTGGGGATGCCTTCACTGTGGCCATTGGGGCAG AGAGTGAAGTGTACTCTTGGGGCAAAGGGGCCCGAGGTCGACTGGGAAGGAGGGATGAGGATGCTGGACTCCCTAGGCCAGTGCAGCTGGATGAGACACACCCCTACACAGTGACTTCTGTGTCCTGTTGCCATGGAAACACTCTCCTGGCTATCCGCC GGTCCAGAGTCCAGGGCCCAGTGTGGGAGTGA
- the NEK8 gene encoding serine/threonine-protein kinase Nek8 isoform X1, which produces MEKYERIRVVGRGAFGIVHLCLRKADQKLVIIKQIPVEQMTKEERQAAQNECQVLKLLNHPNVIEYYENFLEDKALMIAMEYAPGGTLAEFIQKRCNSLLEEETILHFFVQILLALHHVHTHLILHRDLKTQNILLDKHRMVVKIGDFGISKILSSKSKAYTVVGTPCYISPELCEGKPYNQKSDIWALGCVLYELASLKRAFEAANLPALVLKIMSGTFAPISDRYSPELRQLVLSLLSLEPAQRPPLSHIMAQPLCIRALLNLHTDLGSVRMRRAEKPLATGPPMAPGSTGGRTTSGRCRGVPRGPARPAIPPPLSSVYVWGGGLSVPLRLPMLNTEVVQVAAGRTQKAGVTRSGRLILWEAPPLGAGGGPLLPGAVEQQQPQFISRFLEGQSGVTIKHVACGDLFTACLTDRGIIMTFGSGSNGCLGHGSLNDISQPTIVEALLGYEMVQVACGASHVLALSTERELFAWGRGDGGRLGLGNRESHSCPQQVPMPPGQEAQRVVCGIDSSMILTVSGQALACGSNRFNKLGLDHLSLGEEPAPHQQVEEALSFTPLGSAPLDREPLLSVDLGTAHSAAVTASGDCYTFGSNQHGQLGTIARRVSRVPCQVQGLQGIKIAMVACGDAFTVAIGAESEVYSWGKGARGRLGRRDEDAGLPRPVQLDETHPYTVTSVSCCHGNTLLAIRRSRVQGPVWE; this is translated from the exons GATTGTTCACCTGTGCCTTCGCAAGGCTGACCAGAAGCTGGTGATCATCAAGCAGATCCCAGTGGAGCAGATGACCAAGGAAGAGAGGCAGGCAGCCCAGAATGAGTGCCAGGTCCTCAAGCTGCTCAACCACCCCAATGTCATTGAGTACTACGAGAACTTCCTGGAGGACAAGGCTCTCATGATCGCCATGGAATATGCACCAG GTGGCACCCTGGCTGAGTTCATCCAGAAGCGCTGTAATTCCCTGCTGGAGGAGGAGACCATCCTGCACTTCTTTGTGCAGATCCTGCTGGCGCTGCATCACGTGCACACCCACCTCATCCTGCACCGGGACCTCAAGACCCAAAACATCCTTCTAGACAAACACCGCATGGTCGTCAAGATTGGTGACTTTGGCATCTCCAAGATCCTTAGCAGCAAGAGCAAGGCCTACACG GTGGTGGGTACTCCATGCTACATTTCCCCTGAACTGTGTGAGGGCAAGCCCTACAACCAGAAGAGTGACATCTGGGCCCTGGGCTGTGTCCTATATGAGCTGGCCAGCCTCAAGAGGGCCTTTGAGGCTGCG AACCTGCCAGCGCTGGTGCTGAAGATCATGAGCGGCACCTTTGCGCCCATCTCTGACCGGTACAGCCCTGAGCTGCGCCAGCTGGTTCTGAGTCTTCTCAGCCTGGAGCCTGCACAGCGGCCACCGCTCAGCCACATCATGGCGCAGCCCCTCTGCATCCGGGCGCTCCTCAACCTCCACACTGACCTGGGCAGCGTCCGCATGCGGAG GGCAGAGAAGCCCCTGGCCACCGGGCCACCCATGGCCCCCGGCAGCACAGGGGGCAGGACCACCAGTGGCCGTTGCAGAG GTGTTCCCCGGGGACCTGCCCGGCCGGCCATTCCGCCGCCCCTGTCATCGGTGTACGTGTGGGGTGGCGGGCTCAGTGTGCCGCTGCGGCTGCCAATGCTCAACACAGAGGTGGTCCAGGTGGCAGCGGGGCGCACGCAGAAGGCTGGCGTCACGCGCTCTGGGCGCCTCATACTTTGGGAG GCCCCGCCCCTAGGCGCTGGAGGgggccccctcctccctggggcGGTggagcagcagcagccccagtTCATCTCCCGTTTCCTGGAGGGCCAGTCGGGTGTGACTATCAAGCATGTGGCCTGTGGGGACCTCTTCACGGCCTGCCTGACTG ACCGAGGCATCATCATGACCTTTGGCAGTGGCAGCAATGGGTGCCTAGGCCATGGCAGCCTCAATGACATCAGCCAG CCCACCATTGTGGAGGCCCTGCTGGGCTATGAGATGGTGCAGGTGGCCTGTGGGGCGTCTCATGTGCTGGCCTTGTCCACTGAGCGAGAACTGTTTGCCTGGGGCCGCGGAGATGGTG GCCGGCTGGGACTAGGCAACAGGGAGTCCCACAGCTGCCCCCAGCAGGTACCCATGCCCCCAGGACAGGAAGCCCAGCGGGTTGTATGTGGCATTGACTCCTCCATGATCCTCACTGTGTCCGGCCAAGCCCTGGCCTGTGGGAGCAACAG GTTCAACAAGCTGGGCCTGGACCATCTCTCCCTAGGGGAGGAGCCTGCCCCACACCAGCAAGTGGAGGAGGCCCTGAGCTTCACACCACTAGGTTCTGCACCCCTGGACCGCGAGCCCCTGCTGAGCGTGGACCTGGGCACTGCTCATTCAGCTGCTGTAACTG CCTCTGGTGACTGCTATACATTCGGCAGCAATCAGCATGGGCAGCTGGGTACCATCGCTCGCCGGGTCAGCCGGGTACCTTGTCAAGTCCAAGGCCTCCAGGGAATCAAGATAGCAATGGTGGCCTGTGGGGATGCCTTCACTGTGGCCATTGGGGCAG AGAGTGAAGTGTACTCTTGGGGCAAAGGGGCCCGAGGTCGACTGGGAAGGAGGGATGAGGATGCTGGACTCCCTAGGCCAGTGCAGCTGGATGAGACACACCCCTACACAGTGACTTCTGTGTCCTGTTGCCATGGAAACACTCTCCTGGCTATCCGCC GGTCCAGAGTCCAGGGCCCAGTGTGGGAGTGA
- the NEK8 gene encoding serine/threonine-protein kinase Nek8 isoform X6, which yields MEKYERIRVVGRGAFGIVHLCLRKADQKLVIIKQIPVEQMTKEERQAAQNECQVLKLLNHPNVIEYYENFLEDKALMIAMEYAPGGTLAEFIQKRCNSLLEEETILHFFVQILLALHHVHTHLILHRDLKTQNILLDKHRMVVKIGDFGISKILSSKSKAYTVVGTPCYISPELCEGKPYNQKSDIWALGCVLYELASLKRAFEAANLPALVLKIMSGTFAPISDRYSPELRQLVLSLLSLEPAQRPPLSHIMAQPLCIRALLNLHTDLGSVRMRRAEKPLATGPPMAPGSTGGRTTSGRCRGVPRGPARPAIPPPLSSVYVWGGGLSVPLRLPMLNTEVVQVAAGRTQKAGVTRSGRLILWEAPPLGAGGGPLLPGAVEQQQPQFISRFLEGQSGVTIKHVACGDLFTACLTDRGIIMTFGSGSNGCLGHGSLNDISQPTIVEALLGYEMVQVACGASHVLALSTERELFAWGRGDGGRLGLGNRESHSCPQQVPMPPGQEAQRVVCGIDSSMILTVSGQALACGSNRGGACPTPASGGGPELHTTRFCTPGPRAPAERGPGHCSFSCCNCLW from the exons GATTGTTCACCTGTGCCTTCGCAAGGCTGACCAGAAGCTGGTGATCATCAAGCAGATCCCAGTGGAGCAGATGACCAAGGAAGAGAGGCAGGCAGCCCAGAATGAGTGCCAGGTCCTCAAGCTGCTCAACCACCCCAATGTCATTGAGTACTACGAGAACTTCCTGGAGGACAAGGCTCTCATGATCGCCATGGAATATGCACCAG GTGGCACCCTGGCTGAGTTCATCCAGAAGCGCTGTAATTCCCTGCTGGAGGAGGAGACCATCCTGCACTTCTTTGTGCAGATCCTGCTGGCGCTGCATCACGTGCACACCCACCTCATCCTGCACCGGGACCTCAAGACCCAAAACATCCTTCTAGACAAACACCGCATGGTCGTCAAGATTGGTGACTTTGGCATCTCCAAGATCCTTAGCAGCAAGAGCAAGGCCTACACG GTGGTGGGTACTCCATGCTACATTTCCCCTGAACTGTGTGAGGGCAAGCCCTACAACCAGAAGAGTGACATCTGGGCCCTGGGCTGTGTCCTATATGAGCTGGCCAGCCTCAAGAGGGCCTTTGAGGCTGCG AACCTGCCAGCGCTGGTGCTGAAGATCATGAGCGGCACCTTTGCGCCCATCTCTGACCGGTACAGCCCTGAGCTGCGCCAGCTGGTTCTGAGTCTTCTCAGCCTGGAGCCTGCACAGCGGCCACCGCTCAGCCACATCATGGCGCAGCCCCTCTGCATCCGGGCGCTCCTCAACCTCCACACTGACCTGGGCAGCGTCCGCATGCGGAG GGCAGAGAAGCCCCTGGCCACCGGGCCACCCATGGCCCCCGGCAGCACAGGGGGCAGGACCACCAGTGGCCGTTGCAGAG GTGTTCCCCGGGGACCTGCCCGGCCGGCCATTCCGCCGCCCCTGTCATCGGTGTACGTGTGGGGTGGCGGGCTCAGTGTGCCGCTGCGGCTGCCAATGCTCAACACAGAGGTGGTCCAGGTGGCAGCGGGGCGCACGCAGAAGGCTGGCGTCACGCGCTCTGGGCGCCTCATACTTTGGGAG GCCCCGCCCCTAGGCGCTGGAGGgggccccctcctccctggggcGGTggagcagcagcagccccagtTCATCTCCCGTTTCCTGGAGGGCCAGTCGGGTGTGACTATCAAGCATGTGGCCTGTGGGGACCTCTTCACGGCCTGCCTGACTG ACCGAGGCATCATCATGACCTTTGGCAGTGGCAGCAATGGGTGCCTAGGCCATGGCAGCCTCAATGACATCAGCCAG CCCACCATTGTGGAGGCCCTGCTGGGCTATGAGATGGTGCAGGTGGCCTGTGGGGCGTCTCATGTGCTGGCCTTGTCCACTGAGCGAGAACTGTTTGCCTGGGGCCGCGGAGATGGTG GCCGGCTGGGACTAGGCAACAGGGAGTCCCACAGCTGCCCCCAGCAGGTACCCATGCCCCCAGGACAGGAAGCCCAGCGGGTTGTATGTGGCATTGACTCCTCCATGATCCTCACTGTGTCCGGCCAAGCCCTGGCCTGTGGGAGCAACAG GGGAGGAGCCTGCCCCACACCAGCAAGTGGAGGAGGCCCTGAGCTTCACACCACTAGGTTCTGCACCCCTGGACCGCGAGCCCCTGCTGAGCGTGGACCTGGGCACTGCTCATTCAGCTGCTGTAACTG CCTCTGGTGA
- the NEK8 gene encoding serine/threonine-protein kinase Nek8 isoform X5, producing MEKYERIRVVGRGAFGIVHLCLRKADQKLVIIKQIPVEQMTKEERQAAQNECQVLKLLNHPNVIEYYENFLEDKALMIAMEYAPGGTLAEFIQKRCNSLLEEETILHFFVQILLALHHVHTHLILHRDLKTQNILLDKHRMVVKIGDFGISKILSSKSKAYTVVGTPCYISPELCEGKPYNQKSDIWALGCVLYELASLKRAFEAANLPALVLKIMSGTFAPISDRYSPELRQLVLSLLSLEPAQRPPLSHIMAQPLCIRALLNLHTDLGSVRMRRAEKPLATGPPMAPGSTGGRTTSGRCRGVPRGPARPAIPPPLSSVYVWGGGLSVPLRLPMLNTEVVQVAAGRTQKAGVTRSGRLILWEAPPLGAGGGPLLPGAVEQQQPQFISRFLEGQSGVTIKHVACGDLFTACLTDRGIIMTFGSGSNGCLGHGSLNDISQPTIVEALLGYEMVQVACGASHVLALSTERELFAWGRGDGGEEPAPHQQVEEALSFTPLGSAPLDREPLLSVDLGTAHSAAVTASGDCYTFGSNQHGQLGTIARRVSRVPCQVQGLQGIKIAMVACGDAFTVAIGAESEVYSWGKGARGRLGRRDEDAGLPRPVQLDETHPYTVTSVSCCHGNTLLAIRRSRVQGPVWE from the exons GATTGTTCACCTGTGCCTTCGCAAGGCTGACCAGAAGCTGGTGATCATCAAGCAGATCCCAGTGGAGCAGATGACCAAGGAAGAGAGGCAGGCAGCCCAGAATGAGTGCCAGGTCCTCAAGCTGCTCAACCACCCCAATGTCATTGAGTACTACGAGAACTTCCTGGAGGACAAGGCTCTCATGATCGCCATGGAATATGCACCAG GTGGCACCCTGGCTGAGTTCATCCAGAAGCGCTGTAATTCCCTGCTGGAGGAGGAGACCATCCTGCACTTCTTTGTGCAGATCCTGCTGGCGCTGCATCACGTGCACACCCACCTCATCCTGCACCGGGACCTCAAGACCCAAAACATCCTTCTAGACAAACACCGCATGGTCGTCAAGATTGGTGACTTTGGCATCTCCAAGATCCTTAGCAGCAAGAGCAAGGCCTACACG GTGGTGGGTACTCCATGCTACATTTCCCCTGAACTGTGTGAGGGCAAGCCCTACAACCAGAAGAGTGACATCTGGGCCCTGGGCTGTGTCCTATATGAGCTGGCCAGCCTCAAGAGGGCCTTTGAGGCTGCG AACCTGCCAGCGCTGGTGCTGAAGATCATGAGCGGCACCTTTGCGCCCATCTCTGACCGGTACAGCCCTGAGCTGCGCCAGCTGGTTCTGAGTCTTCTCAGCCTGGAGCCTGCACAGCGGCCACCGCTCAGCCACATCATGGCGCAGCCCCTCTGCATCCGGGCGCTCCTCAACCTCCACACTGACCTGGGCAGCGTCCGCATGCGGAG GGCAGAGAAGCCCCTGGCCACCGGGCCACCCATGGCCCCCGGCAGCACAGGGGGCAGGACCACCAGTGGCCGTTGCAGAG GTGTTCCCCGGGGACCTGCCCGGCCGGCCATTCCGCCGCCCCTGTCATCGGTGTACGTGTGGGGTGGCGGGCTCAGTGTGCCGCTGCGGCTGCCAATGCTCAACACAGAGGTGGTCCAGGTGGCAGCGGGGCGCACGCAGAAGGCTGGCGTCACGCGCTCTGGGCGCCTCATACTTTGGGAG GCCCCGCCCCTAGGCGCTGGAGGgggccccctcctccctggggcGGTggagcagcagcagccccagtTCATCTCCCGTTTCCTGGAGGGCCAGTCGGGTGTGACTATCAAGCATGTGGCCTGTGGGGACCTCTTCACGGCCTGCCTGACTG ACCGAGGCATCATCATGACCTTTGGCAGTGGCAGCAATGGGTGCCTAGGCCATGGCAGCCTCAATGACATCAGCCAG CCCACCATTGTGGAGGCCCTGCTGGGCTATGAGATGGTGCAGGTGGCCTGTGGGGCGTCTCATGTGCTGGCCTTGTCCACTGAGCGAGAACTGTTTGCCTGGGGCCGCGGAGATGGTG GGGAGGAGCCTGCCCCACACCAGCAAGTGGAGGAGGCCCTGAGCTTCACACCACTAGGTTCTGCACCCCTGGACCGCGAGCCCCTGCTGAGCGTGGACCTGGGCACTGCTCATTCAGCTGCTGTAACTG CCTCTGGTGACTGCTATACATTCGGCAGCAATCAGCATGGGCAGCTGGGTACCATCGCTCGCCGGGTCAGCCGGGTACCTTGTCAAGTCCAAGGCCTCCAGGGAATCAAGATAGCAATGGTGGCCTGTGGGGATGCCTTCACTGTGGCCATTGGGGCAG AGAGTGAAGTGTACTCTTGGGGCAAAGGGGCCCGAGGTCGACTGGGAAGGAGGGATGAGGATGCTGGACTCCCTAGGCCAGTGCAGCTGGATGAGACACACCCCTACACAGTGACTTCTGTGTCCTGTTGCCATGGAAACACTCTCCTGGCTATCCGCC GGTCCAGAGTCCAGGGCCCAGTGTGGGAGTGA